In the Malus domestica chromosome 16, GDT2T_hap1 genome, one interval contains:
- the LOC103425488 gene encoding probable inactive receptor kinase At1g27190 produces MKVILVIVSLLLFNSLLPCYSIEDDVACLEGVKSSLTDPEGRLSQWDLANRSVASICKLVGVTCWNEKENRLISLQLPSMELAGKLPESLKFCHSLQSLDLSGNSLSGSIPPQICNWLPYLVTLDLSGNSLSGSIPPEIANCKFLNTLILNDNRLSGSLPYELGRLDRLKKLSVANNDLTGTIPLDLSNFEKDDFDGNDGLCGKPLGSKCGGLSSKSLGIIIAAGAISAAGSLILGLGIWWWFFVRAGRKKRSFGDSFGGGDKSEGGWVGLLRSHKAVQVSLFQKPIVKVRLADLLAATNSFDPQNIVISTRTGVSYKAVLPDGSAMAIKRLNACKLGEKQFRLEMNRLGQVRHPNLVPLLGFCGLEEEKLLVYKHMYNGTLHSQLHGSGNVNSQYGFLDWPTRLRIGVGAARGLAWLHHACQPPYMHQNISSNVILLDYDFEARITDFGLARLVASRDSNDSSFVNGDLGEFGYVAPEYASTMVASLKGDVYGFGVVLLELVTGQKPLEISNVLEGFKGNLVDWVNHLSNTGQSMDAIDNILSGKGHDDEILQFMRVACTCVVSRPKDRPSMYQVYESLKSFAEKHGFSEQYDEFPLVYGKPVPES; encoded by the coding sequence ATGAAGGTCATTTTGGTCATAGTCTCACTCTTGCTCTTCAACTCCCTCCTCCCCTGCTACTCCATAGAAGACGACGTCGCATGCCTCGAGGGCGTCAAGTCCTCGCTCACCGATCCAGAAGGGCGGCTGAGCCAATGGGACCTTGCCAACAGGTCGGTGGCCTCCATCTGCAAGCTGGTCGGCGTTACCTGCTGGAACGAGAAGGAGAATCGCCTCATCAGCCTCCAGCTCCCGTCAATGGAGCTCGCCGGCAAGCTCCCGGAGTCTCTCAAGTTCTGCCACAGCCTCCAGAGCTTGGATCTCTCCGGTAACTCTCTCTCCGGTTCGATTCCTCCCCAAATCTGCAACTGGCTTCCTTACCTCGTAACCCTAGATCTTTCTGGCAACTCTCTCTCCGGTTCGATCCCGCCGGAGATCGCCAACTGTAAGTTCCTCAACACTCTAATTTTGAACGACAATCGCCTCTCCGGTTCTTTGCCATACGAGCTCGGCCGGCTCGATAGGCTGAAGAAATTGTCCGTCGCTAATAACGATTTAACCGGCACGATTCCGCTGGACCTGTCGAATTTTGAGAAGGATGATTTTGATGGGAACGATGGGCTTTGTGGGAAGCCTCTGGGGTCGAAATGCGGTGGATTGAGCAGCAAAAGCCTTGGCATTATCATCGCCGCCGGTGCTATTAGTGCTGCCGGGTCTCTGATCTTGGGATTGGGCATTTGGTGGTGGTTTTTCGTCAGGGCGGGTCGGAAAAAGCGAAGCTTTGGTGACAGTTTTGGCGGTGGTGATAAGAGTGAGGGTGGCTGGGTTGGGTTATTGAGGTCTCACAAGGCTGTTCAGGTGTCTCTGTTTCAAAAACCCATTGTGAAAGTCCGGTTGGCAGATTTGTTGGCCGCCACCAACAGTTTCGACCCCCAAAACATTGTCATTTCTACGAGGACCGGTGTTTCGTACAAGGCTGTGCTACCTGATGGGTCGGCAATGGCGATTAAGCGGCTCAATGCGTGTAAGCTTGGTGAGAAACAGTTTAGGTTGGAGATGAATAGGTTGGGGCAGGTTAGGCATCCGAATTTGGTGCCTTTGCTGGGGTTTTGTGGTTTGGAGGAAGAGAAGCTTTTGGTGTATAAGCACATGTACAATGGCACACTACACTCCCAGTTACATGGAAGTGGTAATGTGAATAGCCAGTATGGTTTTTTGGATTGGCCGACTCGGCTAAGGATTGGTGTAGGTGCTGCTAGAGGACTTGCCTGGCTTCACCATGCGTGTCAGCCGCCTTATATGCATCAGAACATTAGCTCGAATGTGATTCTTCTCGACTATGATTTTGAAGCTCGCATAACGGATTTTGGGCTGGCAAGGCTGGTGGCTTCTCGTGACTCCAATGACAGTTCGTTTGTAAATGGGGATTTGGGAGAGTTTGGTTATGTGGCTCCTGAGTACGCGAGCACGATGGTGGCATCGTTGAAAGGGGATGTGTATGGTTTTGGGGTTGTTCTTTTGGAATTGGTGACTGGACAGAAGCCGCTTGAAATCAGTAATGTATTGGAAGGATTCAAGGGGAACTTGGTGGATTGGGTGAATCATTTATCAAACACTGGTCAAAGCATGGATGCCATTGACAATATCTTATCTGGGAAAGGTCACGATGATGAAATTTTGCAGTTTATGAGGGTTGCTTGTACTTGTGTTGTTTCTAGGCCCAAGGATAGGCCTTCCATGTACCAGGTTTATGAGTCACTGAAGAGTTTTGCTGAGAAACACGGTTTCTCTGAACAGTATGATGAATTTCCGTTAGTCTATGGCAAACCTGTTCCCGAATCCTGA